One window of the Ananas comosus cultivar F153 linkage group 21, ASM154086v1, whole genome shotgun sequence genome contains the following:
- the LOC109726774 gene encoding uncharacterized protein LOC109726774, whose amino-acid sequence MAGSNLLAKILDTNCLIRPNFIDWLRNLRIVLNSEKLAYVLNIEALAVPENITAQQRVARNKWTDDDMKVKCYMLLNNELESQYEHMESTADILLHLKELYDEQSRTTCYEVLKRLFRAKISDGQSINNHCLAMIKDIEELEKLRLTMDVELQTDLILQSLPDSFSQFTLNFQTNKITCTLAELLNMVTAKEMLKVNKGVSFGY is encoded by the coding sequence ATGGCTGGTTCTAACCTACTTGCCAAAATACTCGATACTAATTGCTTAATTAGACCGAATTTCATCGATTGGCTGAGAAATTTGAGAATTGTTCTCAATTCTGAAAAATTAGCCTATGTTTTGAACATAGAGGCTCTAGCGGTGCCCGAAAATATAACAGCTCAGCAAAGAGTTGCCAGAAATAAATGGACTGATGATGATATGAAGGTAAAGTGCTATATGCTTTTGAATAATGAGTTGGAAAGCCAATATGAGCACATGGAGAGTACTGCTGATATTCTGCTCCATCTCAAGGAGTTGTATGATGAGCAAAGTCGAACAACTTGCTACGAGGTGTTGAAGCGATTGTTTAGGGCTAAGATATCTGATGGTCAGTCAATCAATAATCATTGCTTGGCAATGATTAAAGACATTGAGGAGCTTGAGAAGCTCAGGTTAACTATGGACGTAGAACTCCAAACGGATTTGATCTTACAGTCCTTACCAGATTCATTTTCCCAGTTCAccttaaattttcaaacaaataaaattacttGCACTCTTGCTGAGCTACTGAATATGGTCACGGCTAAAGAAATGCTGAAAGTCAATAAGGGGGTTAGTTTTGGCTATTGA